In the genome of Rhodamnia argentea isolate NSW1041297 chromosome 3, ASM2092103v1, whole genome shotgun sequence, one region contains:
- the LOC115728612 gene encoding uncharacterized protein LOC115728612, translating into MGQPVEQFLKPKPARFDGAGDPDMAPQWIEKPEKAFEVLGCTDEEKVTLAAYRLEGIGDDWWKATGGRIFPEGAALTWTAFTEAFNGKYFSEIARERKLVEFQQLRGNQLSIDQYETEFARLSRYAPRMVENLINKARRFRDELRPDLRSRMIAPNLRTCEEIYERGQMINGDMKERVAASSSRFAHVGDNRQVGKRPMAGNRRFIPPIRKNIGKLIHRTNRNCRLCRRRHREWTPPERTGECFKCGQLGHHVRNYPSQAPGPRSQGQ; encoded by the coding sequence ATGGGTCAACCGGTGGAACAATTTCTCAAACCGAAGCCAGCTCGGTTTGATGGTGCTGGAGATCCAGATATGGCACCTCAATGGATCGAGAAGCCGGAGAAGGCCTTTGAGGTTCTTGGATGCACCGATGAAGAAAAGGTGACCCTGGCGGCGTACCGGTTAGAGGGTATCGgagatgattggtggaaggccaccggagGAAGAATATTTCCCGAGGGCGCTGCTCTCACTTGGACCGCCTTTACCGAGGCATTTAATGGGAAGTATTTCTCGGAGATCGCTCGGGAGCGGAAGTTGGTAGAGTTCCAACAACTTCGCGGGAACCAACTATCAATCGATCAATATGAAACGGAGTTTGCTAGGCTGTCAAGATATGCACCGAGGATGGTGGAGAACCTAATAAACAAGGCGCGGAGATTTCGAGATGAACTTAGGCCCGACCTTCGTAGTCGGATGATTGCACCGAACTTGAGGACTTGTGAAGAAATATATGAACGAGGTCAGATGATTAATGGAGACATGAAAGAAAGGGTCGCCGCATCTAGTTCGCGGTTTGCTCATGTCGGGGATAATCGTCAagttggcaagaggccaatggcgGGTAATAGACGCTTCATCCCTCCAATCCGGAAGAACATTGGGAAGCTCATCCATCGGACCAACCGGAATTGTCGCCTGTGCCGCAGAAGGCACAGGGAATGGACCCCGCCCGAGCGAACGGGCGAGTGCTTCAAGTGTGGCCAGCTGGGCCATCATGTAAGAAACTACCCAAGCCAAGCTCCAGGACCGCGATCGCAAGGACAGTGA